tagttcatatcacaGTTCAAGGCAGCTGTAGTAGCCTCATTAATAATCAACGGGAggaggccctgcacaaaccagtGCACCCTtacctccatagtgggcaacatgtaaaaggcatacttggacaggcacacgaatctcatatggtaatcccacacactcatgctaccttgtttcaggctctcaaactcggaggcatgggctgccttagtctcgacaggcaagaaatgatcaatgaaggtaTCGAAAAAACTCACTCCACCTTgacggagggctcccctcctcacgggactcctcacatagctcaaaccaagaatatggcacctctttcaggcggtaggaggccaactccactgcttccgtctctgtagcacacataactcggagagtcttgtgcatctcatcaataaagacCCAGGGATCCTCTTCGGGATTAGTGCCCGTAaatactggaggatccaactgtaGAAACATGTTCACTCTGGAGCTAGCAAAAACCCCTGGCTGGCTaaaagaagtaggtgcaacattcAATCTATGGGCCTGGGAAAagactatctgagccaacatctgtatggctcctcTAAGGTCCCCATCAAAAACAATGGAACCAGAAGCTGAGGCTAGAGGTGGAACCGGTGTATCAGTTGGAGGAGAAATCGTTACCCCCTCAGCAGGGTAGGAAATGGTGCAGTCTGAGcaggagtagtagaatcaggcgGTGTTATGTCtaggggattatcctcaccc
This region of Nicotiana tomentosiformis chromosome 4, ASM39032v3, whole genome shotgun sequence genomic DNA includes:
- the LOC138909795 gene encoding uncharacterized protein, yielding MVPKKKARIGQRANATLGVAIDPIPDDVDCTISYPAEGVTISPPTDTPVPPLASASGSIVFDGDLRGAIQMLAQIVFSQAHRLNVAPTSFSQPGVFASSRVNMFLQLDPPVFTGTNPEEDPWVFIDEMHKTLRVMCATETEAVELASYRLKEVPYSWFELCEESREEGSPPSRWSEFFRYLH